In Ruminiclostridium josui JCM 17888, the genomic window CCAAACAACTCCACTTTTCGTATGATAACGTTGTTTGTGCCCTGAAACATCATTTTCACTAGGTAGAGACCTACTTGCTTTTTCTACAATGTCTACAACTTTTTCTGCAACAGAAGAAGAATTTGTACTACTTGTTGCAGATGCTGTGTCATGTGTTCTACTACCCCCTCTTCCTTTAATGGATGATACTACTTTGGCTGCGCCTACAATTACAACTCCAGCTATTTCTAGAGACTCAATCGGATGCTGAACAACAAATTTTCCAACCGATTTCAAGCCACTAACAAACATATTTTTTGCTTTTTTAGGAACTTCAACTTGAACTTTAGAAGATTTTGATGTTTCGGGTTTACTATATGTTTTTATTTGTTTCTGCGGATTGTTTCAAGACATTCTCGCCCTTACTAAACTCCTCTTTCTCTTCTGTAATACTTTCCTGTATAGTGGTAGAGTCATCCGTTAATAAAATAATAGGTTCTGGCAATTGAATTATCTCACATGGAATGAATGGCCCATCACCAAAGTCAAACTTTTCTTTTGTAACCGGATTATAGTACCAATTTGTTGAATTTTGCCAATTGCCATCATGAGCCGCTAAATGCTCTTCTCTTGTAAGGAATTGTATATTTCCGGGTTCTCCCTGATACTCAGGATACATTTCGGCACTCTTCATATGCTGACCTTCAAAGGCTTTGCCATTTTCATCATAAGCTCGCCCTTTTTCAAGAATGTCCTTTTGTTGTTCAGGCGTCCATTCTCTTGTACCTTTACCTTCTTGCACAAGTTCAAGTTCTTTATTCCATGCTTCTCGTACTGCTTTGTTTCGCTCTACAAAACTACTCTTCGCCATAGAATCACTCTCCTATGCCAAGTAGTTCGTATAAATCATTTAGGAAGGCTACAAAGTCCGGATATACCAATTCTTCATCAATTTCTCCAATTTCCTGATTGTATATAGAAATTGTTTCTTCTGCCTTTTTACATAGAATTGGATCTCCTGAAGCAAACGAACCTATTACAATATAGTCGTCACTCGGTCTTGAATTATCATTCACATCTATAAGTGGTTTATGCTCAATTCCATATAATTGAACACCTGCTGGAAGAAAAAGCTCTCCTCCATCAGAAAACAATAACCATTCTTTGTACTTTGATGGAAGTGTAACACTTTTTTCTTTTTCAAAGACCAATATCTTTTCTTCGGTTGTCTCATCAAAGAAATTCATCTTTCCTTGTTCCTTAAACTTATCTACTATTCCTTTAAATTCTTCTGAAATCATCTTCTATTCCTCCGATTTTAGTTTTCAAAGAAAGTGTTTAAATCACATATCTCATATTCCTCAGAAAGTTTTATTGGGTAACTCTTCCCATCCTCAATCACTTCATTTGGAAGAATAATTCGATATTCCTGCTCTTTCTCAAAGAACACATCCTTACAGAATAACACTCTAAAAGCATAATCTGCGCAAAAAGTATATCTTGTTCCTTTATCATCTTTGACAGGTGGAACGTCCTGCATAAGATACTTCATATATTCCATATCCATTGCTGTCTGTCCGTCTTTAGTATCGAATCCTGTTAGTGCTACTCTAAAATTGTACCACATACCGGTAAAAAATTAGGCCACCTTAATCAAATTTCCTGTATGATTATGTTGACAGCATCATCGTACAGGAGGAAAGGATATGATTAAGATGGCACAATTAGAGGATATCAGAAAAATGTACTTCATGGAAGACCTAAGTATCAGGGAAATAAGCCGCAGAACTGGAATGCACAGGGATACGATCTCAAAATATATTTCCATGGATGAACCAAAACCGCCGAAATATAAGTTGACAAAAGAACGTAGCCATCCGGTATTAGGCCCATACATACCAATGATCAAGCAAATAATAGAAGACGATAAAACAAGGCATCGTAAGCAGCGTCACACAGGGACTAAAATATTTGAGACACTTAAAAAAGAAGGCTTCTTGGGCGGATACAATACTGTAATGGATTACCTGAGGAAGGAATACAGAAAGCAAAAGGAAGCTTTCCTGCCATTGGAGTTCGAACTGGGGGCCTATGCAGAAGTGGACTGGACAGAAGCATACTTTTATCTGAAAGGCAAAGAAACCAAGGCACATTTGTTTGTAATGAAGTTGAGAGGATCAGGCGGATTCTACGTAAGAGCATACCCTTTTGAGAAACAGGAAGCATTTTTTGATGGGCATATCAAATGCTTTGAGTTTATGAACGGTGTACCATACAAGATAGCATATGACAATCTAAAAACGGCAGTGAAGAAGATACTCGAAGGCAGCAACAGAGAAGAACAGGAGCAATTTATCGCCTTACGTACCCATTACCTTTATGAATCTTCATTCTGCCGGCCAGCAAAGGGAAGCGATAAAGGCGGTGTGGAGAATGCAGGCAAAGAGGCTGTGCGAAGGTTCTTCGTACCCTACCCTGAGGTTGATTCCTTTGAGGAGTTGAATGAATATCTGCACAACGAATGCATAAAGATTTTGGAAAGTAATCCGAAATGGGAGGCGGAAAGGGCTGCTTTGAGGCCATTACCGACAGTAAGGTTTGATGGCGCGAGGTATAAAGAAGCAAAGGTCAACCGCTATTCTATGGTACAGTTTGAAACTAACCGATACTCTGTTCCCACGATATATGTGGGAGAGAAAGTCACTGTTAAAGCTACAGCAGATGAAGTAAAAATACTATACAAAGGGACAATGATAGCAAGCCATCCAAGGATATACGGACGATACCAGGAGCAGATAAAGCTTGATCACTATCTGGAACTGCTGCTGCAAAAATCACGCGCCCTGGGCAACACAAAAGTATATAAACCTCAGATGCTGGCACCCGTTTATGAGCAGTATCGTCGAAGCTTAAATGCAAGAAGTCCGAGAGGCAACAGGGAATTCGTAAAGATACTTATGCTGCACAGGGATTACCCTACGGCACTGGTGACAGAAGCTATTGAAATAGCTATGGCATACAATGTATACAGTTATGACGGTTTATTTAACATATTAGGACAGCTGCTGGTCTCAGGCAATCCTAAGACGGCTCCTGTCAGCAAAGACAAGCTTCAGGGCATCCCCGAGGTTGTTGTAATACCTCCTGATCTCAGCAAATACAGCGCTCTCATGTCAGGAGGTGGGCAATAATGCCGGTCAATAAAATGCTTATTGAAACTTACTTGAAGAAGCTAAAAATGCCTCAGGTGGCAAAAACCTATGAATCCCTGGCAAGAGAAGCCGCAGACAACAATCTGGATTATGAAGAATATCTGCTGTGTGTGCTGGAGCAGGAAGTACACCAGCGGGAGAACAACCGGATTCAGAGAGGGATACGACAAGCGGGCTTCCCCGTAATCAAAACGATTGAAAGCTTTGACTTCCTTGCCATACCTTCTTTGAACAAACCACGGGTATTGAAACTCATGCAGGGAGAATATATCCGAAGAAGAGAAAATGTCATTTTGATAGGCAACTCCGGAGTAGGGAAAACCCATATTGCAACTGCGCTCGGTTACGAGGCTTGTCGGCAGGGTATGAAGGTCAAATTCTATACGGCAGCTGGTTTGATAAATGAATTGCTTGCAGCACAGCAGGAATATCGTCTTAACAAGTTCGAAAAGCAATGGCTGGCGCCGCAATTAGTGATCCTTGACGAATTGGGCTATGTGCCCTTCAATAAAGTCGGAGCTGAATTATTGTTCCAGTTCTGCTCCTCCCGATATGAGAGAGGCAGCCTGATCATAACTACAAACTTAGAATTTCCAAAATGGACGGAGGTGTTAGGCGATGAACAAATGACAGCTGCCCTGCTTGACCGCCTGACCCATAATGCACACATACTGAACATCAATGGTGAAAGCTACAGGTTTAAGCAGGCTCTTTCCAAGCAGGCAAATAATGACTGATTTTTTATGAAATGGTGGCCTGATTTTACTCCGGTAAGTGGCCTAAATTTTGATTGACATTAACATCCTTTATCAATATGAAAATAATGAACATTTTCAGCTTTTATCTCTGTACCGATACTGTCTCTAATATCTTCGATAAAAACTTCTGGATTTGGTATTATCGCTACTGCATCAGCATTTGGAAAATGCTCTCTGATAGTTTGCTTTTTTTCATCGGAAAGGTTAATCATTATCTTTCCGTCATCATCTTCTTTGCAATCATCTTCATACACCGCAAACATACAGAATACTGGCATTTTTGCTGCTGGTTCAACTCTAACCAAACCATTTGCTTTTCCATACTCTGCAATAATTTCATTAGTGTCCGGATGGTGCATTGTCATTTTCTGAGCAAACATTCTTGTTCCAGCTTCTAAAATGTCACCTTGCCCTTTAATTTTTAATTCATCTTCAATTCCCCAGAAAGTAATCGCGTTTGAACAGTATAAATTACCATTTACAAGACTCTCCAAATGTTCTCTTTTTCCAAATTTCAATAGATATTTTATATCTGTCACTTTTCACTCCTCCTAACATCTAATCCACACACTCAATTTGCGTTATCTAATCCAAAGCCACAACCTTGCATATCTCATATTCTTGATATGTTTCCTTACAAAATAACCAAGGCTTTTCAGCAGTCAGGCTTCTTGTCCCAACTTCCGAAAAGCCCGGAAATATGCCATTTTATGGCTCTTATTTATCTTTTTTTGATAGAGTAGAACAGTGGGGTTACCACCGTCCCCTCATCAAACCGTACGTGCAGTTTTCCCGCATACGGCTTTCCGATATTCTTCTTCCTTCAGCATTCAGCCGCACATACTTGCTAGTCCTGCCTGTTTAGTCAATTCTCTGACCTTTGCCGCATTTCCTAGCCTGTAGTTGCGTTGTCTCTTCCGATTGTACCACCGAGTAAACTTGAAATTGATATACTTATCTATCTTCCATAACCATGGTCTGGTAAATCGTCTGCTATAATAGTTTCTCATGCCAATGATTTTAAGATTGAGTAACTTCACCATCTCTTCCATATTTAACAGCAGCTTGCTTGAGCTGGCAAACATCTCTTTTATGTTAGCCCTCATTTTCTTCATAGTCTTCTTAGACGGTATCTGTTGTAATGTCCAATACCACTGCCAGTTTTTATTTCTAAAACGCTGAAATCTGTTGTTAAAGCCAAGAAAATCAAAACTATCCTTTCCGAAATACATATCAATTAGCCTTGTCTTCTCACTATGTAGTGTTAGTTCCAGCTTTCCCATAATCCACTTCACAGCGCGTAAGGCTTCTTCTGCATGAGATAACCTCTTGCACAATATCACAAAGTCATCTGCATAACGCACTAATTCACCTAGATGTCCAAAGGCTTTATTCCAATATACATCAAAATAGTTCAGATATATGTTGGACAATAGTGGAGAAATAACTCCTCCCTGCGGTGCTCCTAGTGTACTTTCACTGTACCTACCGTTTTCCAATACTCCCGCTTTTAACCAGCCTTTTATCAGCTTTAACACTCTACGGTCAGTTATTCTTTGTTTGACTAGCAAAAGTAGCTTATCATGATTGATGCTACCAAAATAATCTTTTATGTCAGCATCTATTACCCATAGTGCACCACCTTTGTCGGAAGCTTCAAATATCCTGTCCATTGCTTGTTTAGCACTTCGTTTCGGTCTAAATCCATACGAACAGGGTTGAAAATCAGCTTCAAACACCGGCTCTATCACTATCTTTGCCGCCATCTGTACTATTCTGTCCTTAATCGTAGGTATTCCTAATGCTCTTTTCTTCCCATCTGGTTTTGGAATATAACTTCGTCTGACAGGCTTACACCGGTACTTCCCAGTCCTCAATTCTTCCGCTATTTCGCCCAGCAGTTTTTCTTCGCCGTACGTTTTCACATCATCAATGCTGACTTTGTCAATACCGCCTGTTCCACCATTCTGTTTTACCCGTTTCCATGCTTCTTTTAAGATATCATTACGGTATATCTTGTCATACAACGCATAGAACCTTCTCTTTCGGTCAGCTTTGGCTGTAAGGTATAGTCTGTTTTGAAAGTCTCGTACTTTTTCATGGGTGTTTATAGCTTTTTCGACAATCACCGGTACCTACCTCCTTTACAGACTTGAATAAAGTTGTGCCCCTTCCCTATGCACAGTTTTGTTGTCTGTACAATCCTTGGTACTATGAGCACTTCTGACTGCCTCTTTGCAGAAAGCAACTTCGCTTTCGCTTATATGCTTCCTCTTTACAGTTTCCTGTGCAAAGCAGGCTCTCTCCAGTTCTGACAAATACTTTCCTGACGTGTCGTTACCTCTACACCGCAGGGTTCTTAGGTATTGCATTTAGGGTTCTTCATACCGTCTGCTGTCTTCGCTGTTGATGTCGCAGCTCGACTCCCTGTTGTTCCCTTTCGGGAATGTAAATAACGGTGCGGCAGTATTCACTTTATGTTACAACCCGCCAGTTTGCCTGCTCCTTTCGGATCATTCCATAACGCTTCAACGCATAGATTACTCCATACGCTGGTTACTGACTAAGTGGCTGCCCTACCTTTACCACTGCAGGACTTTCACCTGCTAGCATTTGCCAGCTTAGCTGGACGCACACATCAAAACTACACTCTCCACATGGCCCGAGTGCTCATCATGGATGTCTCCATTATGGGAAGCTATCAACTGTATTGAGCATTTTTGTCTTTTCTCCAGTATTCATCAATGTTTGCAACCTCAAAACCAATTGCGGAATAGAAAACCGACGAGCCACCGGTTATATAATTTGCTCCAAGTGGTGATACTCGCCGGATCATTTCTGATATGATTGCTGCAGCAATTCCTTTTCTCCATATTGGATAAGTTCTTCTGCCAAAAACAAATAATTAGGATCAACAAAGTAATGTGCTTCTCCTAATGATGTTTCATAAGTAGCTACTGATTAATAGTCTTTTTTCTTTACTGGAATCCAGATTTCGCTTCTATACTTTGGATTTCCAGTGTCTGGATTCTCGTTCCACAAAATTTCAGGACCTGGGGCTGCCTCATACCCTGAAGACGGAAACCACTCTGAGTATATCCTTCCCCACACATTTTGAAGTGTTTCCGGAAATGGTCCAATGGATTCAAATACAGCCCATGTACTATCATCAATTTCTAATACATCAAATTCTGCAGTTTCATTACTTGATGTTAATACCCCGATGTAATGATCTAATTCTCCTTTCTCTTCCATTCTACCTTCTGAAAAATTAGCAGAAGCGCTAATAATGCCAGTTGGTTCTATATTTGAAATTGCTTTTAATTGTTTAATAACCTCCGGTGTTAAAAGTTCGGTCATTTTTGCAATCTCTGGATTGACACCTTCAAAAATAATTGGAACTCTCTTCTTAAATCCTACTAACTTAAAAGGTCCTTTTTCAACAATACGATAGTTCATTTCGCATCCTCCTATAATTGATAATTGAAAGGTCATTCTAGGATAGGCTTTTAACTGTGTGTTCTCACTTCTTGCTTCAGAAGGTAGAATACCATGCATAGAATGAAACGCACGGGAGAATGAATCAGCTGAATCATAACCATATTTGACAGCGACCTCGATTATTCTCAAATTCGTATCTTTCAAATCAAGGGCAGCCAGCGTTAGTCTCCTTCTTCGAATATATTCTGACAAACCAATTCCTGATAAGAAAGAAAACATCCTTTTAAAATGATACTCTGAGCAGCAAGCAATTTTTGACACTTCACTATAATCAATATCATCAGTTAAGTGCTCCTCAATGTATACCATTGCATTATTCATACTAGTTAACGAATCCATCAAACAACCTCCTTTCATCATCAATATTATCAAAGGATGCGCTTACCCATCCGACTATCTGTGCACAGTATAGTCGACTATCTACTATGTTTAAGCTTTCAATTACCTTCTTTCTCTCGATATAATTAGCGTTGAATTCTTGCTCCAGTATCCTAGATTTATGTTCTCTTTTGTGCCGTGATAGAAATGCCTCATATCATAGGATTTTCATTACTTCCATATTTGTACCCTAATTGCTCACAGAGATTAAAAACGGTATTGATTTTTTTATCTCCAAGGTAGTGGTATATCTTGGCAGATGCCTTTCGTAATGTGGATGTTTTTAATCCCATCTCCTTGGTCATTCCATTAATCTCATTCATTGCAGTTTCTACTATATTTTTCATTTTTTTGTTCCTTTCATATATATTAATGACCAAACTTTATTTATTAATTCTTTTTGTAATATTATTGGTACCATATAAATCATTACTATCCATAATAAGCTTTTCATATGTATAAATTTGAAGCTCAAGGCTACGCATTTGTGCTGGTCTACTAGTACTGACACGACAATATGCTGCAACTCTGAGCTTTTTATTTTCTTTAGGCTTAGCAGGAATAAGTCTTACATTTTTCTTTGACATTCTTTAATTATAATGCATTGATAGTAAGCGGTAAACCATGAGTACCTCGATAGACTCTCTTTAATATGAGATAATTCTTCCATGTTTTCACAAGCTACTTTAAAAAATTGTACAACTTTTTAAAGTTAGCTTGAAAAACTTTAATAAAGTTTTTCAAGGAGGTTTTATCAATGGAGACTAAAAAAGTACAACAACAGTACCTTCTTTCAAAATGGGCTGCTACTATTCAGGAATGCCGTGCTACCGGAATGTCTGTGAAGGATTGGTGCTTGGAAAACAATGTGAATATGGCTCAATTTTTTTATTGGCAGCGTAAAATACGTAAGCAACTCTGTTCATCGGTAGATAATTCAGCAAAGGATTCGTCAATCACTTTCGCACCCGTTCAACTCACGAATTCCCGTAATAAGTCCTTGCAAGAAGTATCTTTTAGCACAGAGATGATTGTTAACGTTGGAGGCTGCCAATTACAAATTAATAATGATACTAGCCCTAAGCTGCTAGAGACAGTACTGAAGGTACTCCAAAATGTTTAATAATGCTACTGGTTTTGACCAGATTTACATTGCATGTGGTTATACCGATTTGCGCCAAGGAATTGATGGCCTTGCTGGGATGGTTCAAAATCAATTTCATTTAAATCCTTTTCAAAATATCCTGTTTCTTTTCTGCGGAAGAAAAACAACAAGGATAAAAGGTCTTCTTTGGGAAGGTGATGGTTTTGTATTACTATACAAGCGTTTAGAAGGCGGAAGATTTCAATGGCCTCGCAGTGAAGCAGAAATGAAAGAAATCACACCTAAACAATTCCGATGGCTAACAGAAGGTCTTGCCATTGAGCAAGCAAAAGCTGTTAAGAAAGTGTCTCCCAGCCGTATTATCTAGTGGATAACTCTTTTGAAATTGTGCAAAACCTCACATATTTTCCGTAATTATCCACGACTTTTAAAACTTGAGACTTTTCTATTCCATTGTGTCTTTTTTCATGATATTGTAGATTCATGGATAAAACATTTACAGAACTGGAATTAACTAAATATAGTAAAAAAGATATTGTTCAGCTTTTTCTGAAGCAGCAGGCCATACTTGAAAAACAAAGCACTCAATTAGAAGAAATGAATAAAAACATCACTCTTCTGATAGAA contains:
- a CDS encoding SMI1/KNR4 family protein; this translates as MISEEFKGIVDKFKEQGKMNFFDETTEEKILVFEKEKSVTLPSKYKEWLLFSDGGELFLPAGVQLYGIEHKPLIDVNDNSRPSDDYIVIGSFASGDPILCKKAEETISIYNQEIGEIDEELVYPDFVAFLNDLYELLGIGE
- the istA gene encoding IS21 family transposase: MIKMAQLEDIRKMYFMEDLSIREISRRTGMHRDTISKYISMDEPKPPKYKLTKERSHPVLGPYIPMIKQIIEDDKTRHRKQRHTGTKIFETLKKEGFLGGYNTVMDYLRKEYRKQKEAFLPLEFELGAYAEVDWTEAYFYLKGKETKAHLFVMKLRGSGGFYVRAYPFEKQEAFFDGHIKCFEFMNGVPYKIAYDNLKTAVKKILEGSNREEQEQFIALRTHYLYESSFCRPAKGSDKGGVENAGKEAVRRFFVPYPEVDSFEELNEYLHNECIKILESNPKWEAERAALRPLPTVRFDGARYKEAKVNRYSMVQFETNRYSVPTIYVGEKVTVKATADEVKILYKGTMIASHPRIYGRYQEQIKLDHYLELLLQKSRALGNTKVYKPQMLAPVYEQYRRSLNARSPRGNREFVKILMLHRDYPTALVTEAIEIAMAYNVYSYDGLFNILGQLLVSGNPKTAPVSKDKLQGIPEVVVIPPDLSKYSALMSGGGQ
- the istB gene encoding IS21-like element ISCth9 family helper ATPase IstB, with translation MPVNKMLIETYLKKLKMPQVAKTYESLAREAADNNLDYEEYLLCVLEQEVHQRENNRIQRGIRQAGFPVIKTIESFDFLAIPSLNKPRVLKLMQGEYIRRRENVILIGNSGVGKTHIATALGYEACRQGMKVKFYTAAGLINELLAAQQEYRLNKFEKQWLAPQLVILDELGYVPFNKVGAELLFQFCSSRYERGSLIITTNLEFPKWTEVLGDEQMTAALLDRLTHNAHILNINGESYRFKQALSKQANND
- the ltrA gene encoding group II intron reverse transcriptase/maturase, with product MIVEKAINTHEKVRDFQNRLYLTAKADRKRRFYALYDKIYRNDILKEAWKRVKQNGGTGGIDKVSIDDVKTYGEEKLLGEIAEELRTGKYRCKPVRRSYIPKPDGKKRALGIPTIKDRIVQMAAKIVIEPVFEADFQPCSYGFRPKRSAKQAMDRIFEASDKGGALWVIDADIKDYFGSINHDKLLLLVKQRITDRRVLKLIKGWLKAGVLENGRYSESTLGAPQGGVISPLLSNIYLNYFDVYWNKAFGHLGELVRYADDFVILCKRLSHAEEALRAVKWIMGKLELTLHSEKTRLIDMYFGKDSFDFLGFNNRFQRFRNKNWQWYWTLQQIPSKKTMKKMRANIKEMFASSSKLLLNMEEMVKLLNLKIIGMRNYYSRRFTRPWLWKIDKYINFKFTRWYNRKRQRNYRLGNAAKVRELTKQAGLASMCG
- a CDS encoding AraC family transcriptional regulator, whose protein sequence is MDSLTSMNNAMVYIEEHLTDDIDYSEVSKIACCSEYHFKRMFSFLSGIGLSEYIRRRRLTLAALDLKDTNLRIIEVAVKYGYDSADSFSRAFHSMHGILPSEARSENTQLKAYPRMTFQLSIIGGCEMNYRIVEKGPFKLVGFKKRVPIIFEGVNPEIAKMTELLTPEVIKQLKAISNIEPTGIISASANFSEGRMEEKGELDHYIGVLTSSNETAEFDVLEIDDSTWAVFESIGPFPETLQNVWGRIYSEWFPSSGYEAAPGPEILWNENPDTGNPKYRSEIWIPVKKKDY
- the tnpA gene encoding IS66 family insertion sequence element accessory protein TnpA, translated to METKKVQQQYLLSKWAATIQECRATGMSVKDWCLENNVNMAQFFYWQRKIRKQLCSSVDNSAKDSSITFAPVQLTNSRNKSLQEVSFSTEMIVNVGGCQLQINNDTSPKLLETVLKVLQNV
- the tnpB gene encoding IS66 family insertion sequence element accessory protein TnpB (TnpB, as the term is used for proteins encoded by IS66 family insertion elements, is considered an accessory protein, since TnpC, encoded by a neighboring gene, is a DDE family transposase.); amino-acid sequence: MFNNATGFDQIYIACGYTDLRQGIDGLAGMVQNQFHLNPFQNILFLFCGRKTTRIKGLLWEGDGFVLLYKRLEGGRFQWPRSEAEMKEITPKQFRWLTEGLAIEQAKAVKKVSPSRII